The following coding sequences lie in one Bacteroidota bacterium genomic window:
- a CDS encoding site-specific DNA-methyltransferase has translation MKHKGTETSSFGTSGRINHDSSKFYNSRLYGTMTPNEPVSSEENVFPPNLENTIILGNSEKMKELPDNCVHLMITSPPYNVSKEYDNDLSLDEYLSLLKNVFSETYRVLINGGRVCINVANLGRKPYIPLSDYISRIMLEIGFNMRGEIIWNKAASASPSTAWGSWLSAANPILRDIHEYILVFSKGSYSRVAKGKQNTITKEQFLEWTKSIWSMNAESARRIGHPAPFPEELPYRLIQLYSFEDDIVLDPFMGSGTVGLVALKCNRKFVGYEISEEYIKLCNNRINAFKNQEKMAFDPFEIKSAKVTVLNGSH, from the coding sequence ATGAAACACAAAGGTACCGAGACAAGCTCTTTTGGCACAAGTGGTCGTATCAATCATGATTCGTCCAAGTTCTATAATTCCCGTCTTTATGGAACAATGACGCCGAACGAACCTGTATCGTCTGAAGAGAATGTTTTTCCTCCAAATTTAGAAAACACAATTATTCTTGGAAATTCAGAGAAGATGAAAGAACTACCTGATAATTGTGTTCATCTGATGATTACTTCTCCTCCGTACAATGTCTCAAAGGAATATGATAACGATCTCTCTCTTGATGAATATCTTTCTTTATTAAAAAATGTCTTTTCAGAGACCTATCGTGTTCTTATCAATGGTGGTCGTGTTTGTATCAATGTTGCTAATCTAGGTAGGAAGCCTTATATCCCATTATCCGATTATATCTCCCGCATCATGCTCGAAATCGGTTTTAATATGCGTGGCGAAATCATTTGGAATAAAGCTGCAAGTGCTAGTCCCTCTACGGCTTGGGGAAGTTGGCTCTCTGCTGCCAATCCGATTCTTCGAGATATTCATGAATATATTTTAGTTTTTTCAAAGGGTAGTTATTCAAGGGTTGCAAAGGGAAAGCAAAACACGATTACAAAAGAACAATTTTTGGAATGGACAAAATCAATTTGGTCAATGAATGCCGAATCTGCTAGAAGAATTGGTCATCCAGCTCCATTTCCGGAAGAACTTCCTTATCGTTTAATCCAACTCTACTCTTTCGAAGATGATATTGTTCTCGATCCGTTTATGGGCAGTGGAACAGTTGGCTTGGTGGCGCTTAAATGTAATCGAAAATTCGTGGGCTACGAAATCAGCGAAGAATATATCAAACTTTGCAACAATCGAATCAACGCATTCAAAAATCAAGAGAAGATGGCTTTCGATCCTTTCGAAATTAAATCAGCAAAAGTTACTGTTCTAAACGGTAGTCATTAA